One Coccinella septempunctata chromosome 8, icCocSept1.1, whole genome shotgun sequence genomic window carries:
- the LOC123318418 gene encoding extensin-like, which produces MKVEDSGQCNAADSCGALTHQNPLLNIKVDISGTVHPRIPTHASHPRNLSHATSPTQPHPCNPTHATQPTQPNPRNPTHAPHRRTSPTHLTHAPQPTHLTHSSQPTQPHPRLPPTHPIHASQPTQPHPRNPTHATSPTQPNTRHPTHASHPRIPTHASHPRIPPTPLTHATSPTQPHPRNLTHATSPTQPHPRNLTHATSHTHPNPRNPPTPLTHALQPTQPHPRNPTHATQPTHPIHASQPTPPTHASHPLLSPTPLTHATSPTQPHPRNPTHASHPTHPTHALQPTHLTLATQPTPPTHALHPTHPSARRPPTPPTHASQPTPPTHATQTTHPTHKTSPTHPNPRLPPTHSSPRTPPTHLTLATQPKQPNPRNPTHATQPTPPTHASQPTPPTHGQCSEQSRFRFDSSPARVYLRKEESGALIVTLR; this is translated from the exons ATGAAGGTAGAGGACAG CGGGCAGTGCAATgctgcggattcgtgtggggcTCTCACCCACCAAAACCCCCTCCTCAACATTAAAGTCGATATCTCAGGGACCGTGCACCCACGCATCCCAACccacgcctcccacccacgcaaccTCTCCCACGCAACCTCACCCACGCAACCTCACCCATGCAACCCAACCCACGCAACCCAACCCACGCAACCCAACCCACGCAACCCAACCCACGCCCCCCACCGACGCACCTCACCCACGCACCTCACCCACGCACCCCAGCCCACGCACCTCACCCACTCATCCCAGCCCACGCAACCTCACccacgcctcccacccacgcatcccATCCACGCATCCCAACCCACGCAACCTCACCCGCGCAACCCAACCCACGCAACCTCACCCACGCAACCCAACACACGCCACCCAACCCACGCATCCCATCCACGCATCCCAACccacgcctcccacccacgcatcccACCCACTCCTCTCACCCACGCAACCTCACCCACGCAACCTCACCCACGCAACCTCACCCACGCAACCTCACCCACGCAACCTCACCCACGCAACCTCACCCACGCAACCTCACACACGCATCCCAACCCACGCAACCCACCCACTCCTCTCACCCACGCACTCCAACCCACGCAACCTCACCCACGCAACCCAACACACGCCACCCAACCCACGCATCCCATCCACGCATCCCAACccacgcctcccacccacgcatcccACCCACTCCTCTCACCCACTCCTCTCACCCACGCAACCTCACCCACGCAACCTCATCCACGCAACCCGACACACGCCTCCCACCCCACGCATCCCACCCACGCACTCCAGCCCACGCACCTCACCCTCGCAACCCAACccacgcctcccacccacgcactCCATCCCACGCACCCCAGCGCACGCCGCCCACCCACGCCGCCCACCCACGCATCCCAACccacgcctcccacccacgcaaccCAAACCACGCATCCCACCCACAAAACCTCACCCACGCACCCCAACccacgcctcccacccacgcactCCAGCCCACGCACCCCTCCCACGCACCTCACCCTCGCAACCCAACCCAAGCAACCCAACCCACGCAACCCAACACACGCAACCCAACCCACGCCGCCCACCCACGCATCCCAACccacgcctcccacccac